Proteins encoded within one genomic window of Tigriopus californicus strain San Diego chromosome 12, Tcal_SD_v2.1, whole genome shotgun sequence:
- the LOC131891652 gene encoding cytochrome P450 6j1-like yields MFTYLTLLLLGAVLYLYLKITKKYGSFKAMGIPEYNPVFPLGSPNHWKLGTGRLNFVNSVDEVYEAFPNEKLVAHFQGGSPQLVVRDLELAKLVLIKDFDHFVDRRGLELTQDTEAQKAMGLMLTMLKGDQWKAIRNTLSPVFTSGKLKGMTPIINKLGQDLVKHLEPFAKSGEEFEAKQVMINFTTDVIAECGFGINAQAMLDPNSVFKQNVMKMSGGPKGSIMSLIRLVMILFLTPLARFLRIKLMNEESLNYFIQVIRQTMATRKESKAKRNDLIDLVLAALRDDGRGPKEVEDAQFERDAQIEVKTPFQSIPEEELELYIVSNAFILFFAGLETSSTIMSVCSVFLATHPDVQERLYREIQDAIDEHGVQEMPYDRIQTLPFLDMVINETLRHYPLAIMERQCVKDYKFPGYDFVVPEGMLVQVPSPAIMKDAKYFPDPLKFNPENFSEANKAKRSPYAFLGFGQGPRNCVGMRFALLQVKIAIIRLVANFEVLPGPNTSDQFRPSPKSPSTQPINGTFIKIVKRH; encoded by the exons ATGTTTACGTACCTGACGTTATTGCTATTGGGGGCTGTGCTGTACCTCTACCTCAAGATTACGAAGAAGTATGGATCATTCAAGGCTATGGGGATCCCAGAATACAACCCAGTGTTTCCTTTGGGATCaccaaaccattggaaattgGGGACGG GACGGCTGAACTTTGTCAATTCTGTGGATGAAGTTTATGaagcttttcccaacgagaaGCTGGTGGCACATTTCCAAGGGGGAAGTCCCCAATTAGTGGTGCGAGATCTCGAGTTGGCCAAGTTGGTGCTCATCAAGGACTTTGATCACTTTGTGGATCGCAGAGGCTTAGAATTGACACAGGACACTGAAGCTCAAAAGGCCATGGGTTTAATGCTCACTATGTTGAAGGGAGACCAATGGAAGGCTATCCGAAACACTCTGTCGCCCGTGTTTACCAGTGGCAAGCTCAAAGGCATGACGCCCATCATCAATAAG TTGGGTCAAGACCTGGTCAAGCATTTGGAGCCGTTTGCCAAGTCTGGAGAAGAATTCGAGGCTAAACAAGTCATGATCAACTTCACAACTGATGTCATTGCGGAATGCGGCTTTGGCATCAATGCCCAGGCCATGTTGGACCCCAATAGCGTGTTCAAACAAAAT GTTATGAAAATGAGCGGTGGTCCCAAAGGCTCTATAATGAGCCTGATTCGATTGGTCATGATCCTTTTCCTTACGCCCCTCGCTAGATTTCTGAGGATCAAGTTAATGAATGAAGAGTCCTTAAAttacttcattcaagtcattCGACAAACCATGGCCACCCGAAAAGAATCGAAGGCCAAGCGAAATGATCTCATCGACCTCGTATTAGCAGCCTTGCGAGATGATGGCCGAG GCCCTAAAGAAGTTGAGGACGCTCAATTTGAAAGAGACGCTCAAATCGAGGTCAAGACTCCATTCCAGTCGATCCCGGAAGAAGAACTTGAACTCTACATTGTGTCCAACgctttcattcttttctttgctgGCCTTGAGACTTCCTCGACCATAATGTCCGTGTGCAGCGTTTTTTTGGCCACTCACCCTGACGTACAAGAGCGGCTCTATCGAGAAATTCAAGACGCCATTGATGAACATGGAGTCCAAGAGATGCCCTATGATCGGATTCAAACCTTACCTTTTTTGGACATGGTCATCAATGAGACTCTCCGACATTATCCATTGGCTATTATGGAGCGCCAATGTGTGAAGGACTACAAATTCCCCGGTTATGATTTTGTTGTTCCAGAAGGGATGCTGGTCCAAGTTCCATCTCCGGCCATTATGAAGGACGCCAAATACTTTCCAGATCCATTAAAGTTCAATCCCGAGAACTTTAGCGAGGcaaacaaggccaaaagaTCACCGTATGCGTTTTTGGGCTTTGGGCAAGGTCCACGGAATTGTGTGGGAATGCGATTTGCTTTGTTGCAAGTGAAGATCGCCATAATTCGATTGGTGGCTAACTTTGAAGTGCTCCCAGGTCCGAACACGAGCGACCAATTTAGACCCTCTCCCAAATCTCCGTCAACCCAACCGATAAATGGAACTTTTATCAAGATTGTTAAACGTCACTAG